The genomic region AGATCGCTACGTAACCCGAACAACTCGACCGATTTCTCGGAGAATTCATAGTGAATTGCAACTTCAGCAAAAATCGGATGATACTTCTGGACAAACTCAAACTCCGTCTTTAGCAGTTCGTTCACAGAAAACCGCCGCGGTGTTTGATCGCCGTCGGATTGTGTTTTCAGTTTTAATGCATCCAGCGAATGACGAATCCGGTCAACCTGTTCAACCACTTCTTCCAATACACCAATTTCCGGGTGCTGTAACCGAAGCATTTGTAATCTGCCACTGGCAACACCAAGAGGGGTATTTAATGAATGAGCGAACATCGCAGCTGTTCTGGCAATTTCACTTCGGCGCTGTCTTGCCAATATTAATCGCTGTTGCATTTCCGATTCAAAAGCCGGTCCCGAGCGTTCGCTGAAAGGAATTAGTACCAATGCGTATTGATTCGCCCCTGCTTCTCCGATGAACGCCGTTACTTCCATGTTTTTATTATAATGAAGCCGGAAAGTCAACTGTAGCTTTTTATTGTCACGAATCCGTTTTAGAGCAATCGCAGTTGCCATCCGGTAGTCAGGATGAATAAGTTCCAACAACGGAAGACCGATAATCCGTTCGAGCGGATAATTGCACAATTCGCCAGCAGCGGTATTTCCATGCAACAACCGGAACTGGTCGTCGATGAACAGCATGGCTACCGGCAAATTTGCCAGTTTTGAATCGTATGTTGTATTGTCTTCGTTGTTAGTCATGCGATTAACCGGAAAGTAATTCTCGAAAAAACAGATACAAACTTTAATTTACCCTTTTGGAAGTTAAACAGCAATGCAGTGGATTATTATGCGGCACGCCGCAACCGATGCGAACCATGGACATATCATACAAGGAAGACGCGATGTTTCCCTCTCGGAAACCGGACGTCGCCAAGTCGCAGTGTTAAGTGAGTCACTTACTTTTGTGCCATCGCCCGACACATTGCTGTGCTCTCCGTTACAACGCGCCATCGAAACCGCAAAGCCACTATCGGAGCGGTTTGCAATCCCAATTCAGATCGATGAACGATTAATTGAGTGGAGTCTGGGCGAAGCGGAGGGCGATACCTTAGAAGGCTATTTGCACAAGAATCCCGACTTCAAAATTCGTTGGGATGATATGTCGTTTCGCTATCCTGGTGGTGAATCGAAACAAGAGTTGGCAAATCGCGCGAAGTATTTTGTAAGTGATTTGAGGAATTCGCAATGTCAGAGTCCCCTAATCATTGGCCATCAGGCGATTCTAAACTTTGTAATCAGTTTTGCTCTTAACCTCCCGGAGTCGGCTGGAATGCCGTTCCGATTGGGGAACTGTGGCTATGCGATAGTAAAACCCGGTTTACCTTACGGTCGGTTGGTTTCATTTACCGGAGACCCCGATTTACCGTGGGATCCGCAATAATCAACAGCTCTGATTAACGATCACGCTGACCCTGTTCCCGCTCGAGCATTTCAATCATTGTCCAGACTTGGCTGTTCGGTGGAGGATTCAACCGCTTTGCCAACCGGATTGCCTCGAACGCTTCTAACCTTGCTTGTTGGCGGAACAAGAACCCTGCGCGTTGTACCAAAGTCGATGCGATTTTCTCCCGAATTCTGCCATCGATTCGAGTATCCGCAGTGCGCTCATACATCGCATCAATAGGGAGGGTTGTCAGATCTGAGACGTAATCGATTTCCTGCGACGTCAGCCGCGAGAATAATGGCAATGGTATCGCGAACAATGGCGTCTGTCCTGCCTTTAAAGGAGCTTGGACTTCGGGCATGAAACAGACCGCACTGCGGGGAACATTTTTTATCATTAAAGCTGAGATTGCTCTACGATAAAGAAACTCCAGTGTCTCCGCTGATATTTCTTCATTTCGTTCAAATTTTCGCAGCGCCGGTATCAATTCGTTCAGTTCAGTTTCGCAACCACTAATCACCCGGGGATAGCGTCGAAACAACAATTCTACATACCATGACCGCCGCAGTAGTTCGACATCAATAACGGCAACATCGGGGCGCTCACCCATGGCGAAGAGTCCTTCCAACGGTCCGACCACAACTTCCCAGTCGGAGCTGAAGAGCACTGCTGGAGATGGCAATTGCGACAGTAACGCTTTTGAGTATGTGAGTTGATTACGGTCTTCGTTGCGGGTGTCTGTTGGAAAATGAAATATTGCAACCAATAGTAGGACAATTCCACTGATGGCATACTGCACTTGTCGCTTCGGCAGCATTGTCAGTAACTCGTGAGCGCCGTTGATCAGGAAGAATCCAACGATTAGCAGCGAGGGGAGATAGTAAGCTTCGATATCGGGGATGCTATAACCGGAAACCATGATAACTGGAAAAAGGAAAATCGAGGTTAACCAAAGTCCGCGTTGCCATTCGCAGCGCCACAATCGGAACAGCCCCAGCGCAGCAACTGCCAACCCAATCCACCCGGTATCGTGACCAGCCTGCTTCCAGAATCCAACGAAATTTTTCTGCCAAACCTCACTCGACTCAAACAACCAGACTCGGTATTGCCAACCGGAAACGTGCCGCCACCAACCATCGAGCGTACTCATGTCGCCCCAAGTGTAAAGTGGTCTGCCAAACAATTCCCGGAGGGGAAGGATCAAATGACTGGTCGCCGGAAGGAGTAGTGGCAGCAGCAAACTTGGACGCATTATTACTTTACGCGTAGAACTTCGCAACAAAAGTCCAACCCAGAGCGGTAATAAAAAATATCCTGAAGAGAGGTGGGTGACAGCGGCACAACCAGAGAAGAACGCAAATAGCACCGGTTCGCGGTGGTCGGTTTTACCTTGCCAAATTCGGAGACCGAGCCAAAACGCTGCCGATAAAAACAGCAAGTTGAACGAATACACTTCTGGTCGTATCGCGCTATTCCAGAGGGTTGCGCTGAATGCGAAGACCCCGGCGAACAACCAACTGACGCCGGTAATGCCGGTTTGTTCGCGGCTCGCTCGAATTAGAAAAAAAATCGCAAAAGCCGAAGCAATCGCCGAGAGTGCGGAGAGCGACAATACCGGGGAGAGCGGAAACATGGCAAACAATCGCGCTACGATTAGATATAGCGGATATCCTGTCGGATGCGGTAGTCCGAAGGTACTTGCCGCGCCAATAAACTCACCGGCATCGATGGGAGGCAGTCCCGGCGTTAATGTGATGAGATAGATAAGTAGAATTGATCCGGTAAACCATATAGCCGGATCGCGTAACCAACGGGTATTATTCATGCTCTGTCCGGTCACTTGCCGTTTCCTTGAAAGAATTGTCTCAAAGTAGGCGAACAATTGCCATTCCGCAACGTGCGGCTTGGCGAACTCTTTTCTACCCGTTATCTTTTTCAGGGAGTCGAATCTCGTTTACACGATTTGTAAAAAGTAGCAGGATCGAATGGAAATCGAAATCGAAAAGCGCGCCGTCGATAAAATCCGATTGACCGGATTTTCCGACTGTGCTGGTTGAGCGTCGAAAGTTGGCCCGGCGGAGCTGGGCAAAATTCTCGGCAATTTGGAGAGTGTCGTTGACGATCGTGTAATCGTTGGACTCTCCGCGCTCGACGATGCTGGTGTGATTCAATCGCCCGGAGGAGATTGGCTCGTCCAGACCTTGGATTTTTTTACACCGATTGTCGACGATCCAATACTGTTCGGCATGACGGCAGCGGCGAATTCGCTATCCGATGTCTATGCTATGGGAGGCAAGCCACTCAGCGCACTCAGCATCGCTTGTTTCCCGACCAACGACCTCTCGCCGGAGATCTTAAGCAAGATTGTCGCCGGAGCTCAGATAAAATTAAAAGAAGCCGGTTGCGCCCTCTTAGGAGGACACACCGTACGCGACCGCGAAGTGAAATTCGGTTTTTCGATCACCGGTGTCGTATCGCCGGAAAATCTCATGACGAAAGCCGGCGCAAAACCGGGTGATATTCTTGTCCTAACCAAACCGATAGGAAACGGTATTCTTGCCTCGGCGATGAAACGGGAAGCACTTCCCGCCGCTGGCGAGGCGGCATTAAACGAGTGGCTGCCAAAATTAAACGCGAATGCCGCCCATGCAGCAAATATCTGTGGAGTCCGTTGCGCCACCGATGTTACCGGATTCGGATTCGTTGGGCACTTGTACGAAATCGTCCGGTCGTCGAACTGCGGCGTTCGTGTCCACACGAAGCAACTGCCGCTACTCGCAACGGCGTACGAGTTAGCCGGTGATAAAAAAAATCTCGCCGGCGGATTGCATCGTAACCGCTTGTATGCGGAGGCAAATCTAACGATTGGGATCGAAGATTTTGCGATGTTGAATATATTATTCGATCCGCAAACGTCGGGTGGATTATTGATGGCAGTCGCGCCGGAGAAGTTGGCGAAACTGCAGCAAATCTTTTTCGATAAAAATGAACTGTGTGCCGTAGTCGGCGAGTTTCTTGCCGACACGCAAAAAATCGAGATTGTTGAATAAACCAATGCCATCGCAACCCAAACCGAAATCGAAAAAAACCGTCTGGATTGTAGGCGTTGGCAGGTTGGGGAAACTGGTTGCCGCGGCTGAGTTACAGGATGGGAATACTGTCCGGTTGTTCGACGTCATTCCCGAGACCATTCGAATCCAAAGAAGAGTGGTGTGCGTAGAACCTGATATTGAAGCAGGAGCGCCGGATCGAACATGGTTCACAGTTCCCGACGATGAGATTGCCGAGGTGGCAGCTCAGTGGGCAACAGCCGGTTGCGCACCGAAAATGGCGATTCATACATCGGGTTGGCACTTGCCTGACATCCTGAAACCGCTTGGTGGATTGAATACCGAGTACCTTTCATTACACCCGATGAAATCAATCCAACCAAACAATCGCGACCAGTGGCGAGATACAGTCGTTTCCTTGTGCGGTTCACCAAAAGCGGTCGCATGGGCGAAGGGATTTCTGAAACGACGGCATGCAAAGCCAATGGAAGTTGCACCGGAAATGAAACGCACTTTGCATTTACTTTCACAATTGGTCGCCAATATCCCCTACGTTTTAGTAGAATCTGCGTATCAATTAGCGAGCCGTGCATCGCTGCCTGCCGATTTTTTGCAGGAGGCGATTCTAACCATGATGCGCGGTTCCACCGATATCGCAGTAACCGAAGGTGTACTCGCCGCTACCGGGCCGATTGCCCGTGGCGATGCCCAAGTTGTCCATCAATCGATTCAGGAGCTACAAGCCTATCCGCAATTGCAATCGTTTTACCGGGAATATGCGAAGCTGCTGCTTTCGCAACTGCAAACACAATCGCCGGAAGATTCCCGTACGGCGGCATGGAAAACGATAAAAGAGCAATTGGGGTAAATATGTTTCGGCTGCTTTGGATTGATGACGAAATTGAATTACTGCGTCCACACATCATGTTTCTGCAGGAACGCGGCTACACCGTGGAAGGGGCGTCGAATCCCGAAGATGGGTTAATCATGTTGCGCGAGCACGATTACGACGCGGTGCTACTCGATCAAATGATGACCGGAAAATCGGGGCTACAAGCGCTTCCTGAGTTACGGGCAACCAAACCCGACGTCCCGATTGTTATGGTCACTCAATCGGAAGACGAATCACTCATCGAAGAAGCCTATTCCCACCAAATCTCCGATTATGTTGTGAAACCGATTCGAGGCAGTCAAGTCCTTGCCGTACTAAAACGAGTATTGGAAAGCCGAAACCTCGCTCGCAGCGAATCGCAGCGCGCCTATCTTACCGAATTTCACCAGTTCCAATCGGCGATTTCCGCATCCACTTCCATTGATGGTTGGTGCGAGTTTCATCTCGGTTTGTCGAAATGGGAATTGGAATTGGTCGATGAATTGAATGCCGATGCCGCATTGCAAACCACGCTGCAGGAACTGCGGATGCAGGCGAACATCGATTTTGCGAAAACCATCGAAACACAATACCGCGATCTCGTACGCGACGAA from bacterium harbors:
- a CDS encoding PAS domain-containing protein produces the protein MTNNEDNTTYDSKLANLPVAMLFIDDQFRLLHGNTAAGELCNYPLERIIGLPLLELIHPDYRMATAIALKRIRDNKKLQLTFRLHYNKNMEVTAFIGEAGANQYALVLIPFSERSGPAFESEMQQRLILARQRRSEIARTAAMFAHSLNTPLGVASGRLQMLRLQHPEIGVLEEVVEQVDRIRHSLDALKLKTQSDGDQTPRRFSVNELLKTEFEFVQKYHPIFAEVAIHYEFSEKSVELFGLRSDLTQALIQLAGFVLEFSGESVAKHLTIVTLPMNDTIVISITNTSPNPLEQPSGGITFYNSIASIVQSHPITIAHRLMLQIADDFIRTFGGKIELVKVLDELTVRVFIPQRQG
- a CDS encoding histidine phosphatase family protein codes for the protein MQWIIMRHAATDANHGHIIQGRRDVSLSETGRRQVAVLSESLTFVPSPDTLLCSPLQRAIETAKPLSERFAIPIQIDERLIEWSLGEAEGDTLEGYLHKNPDFKIRWDDMSFRYPGGESKQELANRAKYFVSDLRNSQCQSPLIIGHQAILNFVISFALNLPESAGMPFRLGNCGYAIVKPGLPYGRLVSFTGDPDLPWDPQ
- a CDS encoding DUF2723 domain-containing protein, with the translated sequence MNNTRWLRDPAIWFTGSILLIYLITLTPGLPPIDAGEFIGAASTFGLPHPTGYPLYLIVARLFAMFPLSPVLSLSALSAIASAFAIFFLIRASREQTGITGVSWLFAGVFAFSATLWNSAIRPEVYSFNLLFLSAAFWLGLRIWQGKTDHREPVLFAFFSGCAAVTHLSSGYFLLPLWVGLLLRSSTRKVIMRPSLLLPLLLPATSHLILPLRELFGRPLYTWGDMSTLDGWWRHVSGWQYRVWLFESSEVWQKNFVGFWKQAGHDTGWIGLAVAALGLFRLWRCEWQRGLWLTSIFLFPVIMVSGYSIPDIEAYYLPSLLIVGFFLINGAHELLTMLPKRQVQYAISGIVLLLVAIFHFPTDTRNEDRNQLTYSKALLSQLPSPAVLFSSDWEVVVGPLEGLFAMGERPDVAVIDVELLRRSWYVELLFRRYPRVISGCETELNELIPALRKFERNEEISAETLEFLYRRAISALMIKNVPRSAVCFMPEVQAPLKAGQTPLFAIPLPLFSRLTSQEIDYVSDLTTLPIDAMYERTADTRIDGRIREKIASTLVQRAGFLFRQQARLEAFEAIRLAKRLNPPPNSQVWTMIEMLEREQGQRDR
- a CDS encoding DUF2520 domain-containing protein, with product MPSQPKPKSKKTVWIVGVGRLGKLVAAAELQDGNTVRLFDVIPETIRIQRRVVCVEPDIEAGAPDRTWFTVPDDEIAEVAAQWATAGCAPKMAIHTSGWHLPDILKPLGGLNTEYLSLHPMKSIQPNNRDQWRDTVVSLCGSPKAVAWAKGFLKRRHAKPMEVAPEMKRTLHLLSQLVANIPYVLVESAYQLASRASLPADFLQEAILTMMRGSTDIAVTEGVLAATGPIARGDAQVVHQSIQELQAYPQLQSFYREYAKLLLSQLQTQSPEDSRTAAWKTIKEQLG